The genomic segment TCCCATTCGGAAGAATCATAATGAGGGAGCGCAGGATGAGTGTGCTGCAAATATGTGATCAAAACTAGGAACCCGTTAACCACGAGTATCGGGGCACCATAAACACAGAATACCCACAAAAATCCTTTAGTTGCTGTTAGGCGCAAAAGCCCGCACGTGACAGCAAGAACACCTGCATCAGAAACAAGGATTTGAACTCGTTCCCTGTCTGAATAGATAGGACTATTCGGGTCGTAGTGGCATGCAAATTGGTCATAGGGTCTTCCTGAAACGTTGAATAGCAAGTACAAAGGCCAACCGACTGTAAGCTGGATAATGAGTGTGAGTACTCTGCCTGGTGGGTTGTTCAAATACTTGGCAGACCCTTTTAGACTTGACTTGACTTTGGGCACAAACACTTCATCACGATCAAGGGAACCGGTGTTTGAATGGTGGCGACGATGACTGTATTTCCAAGAAAAGTACGGGACAAGAAGAGAAGAATGTAAGATTAGGCCTACGGTGTCATCAAGCCATTGGTAGTCACTGAAAGCATGGTGGCCACATTCATGAGCTATGACCCAAACACCGGTTAGTATACAGCCTTGGCATATCCAATAAACCGGCCATGTGACGTATAAGAGATGATAGGGGAGATATTGGAAGTAATTGGTTGCGACATAGTAGAAGAAAGCGGCAATTGCAAGGTCATAAATGACGTAGGAAAAAGAACGGAGAACAGATCGCTGGAAACAATGGGGCGGGATGGCTTTCTTTACCTCACCGAGTGTGAACGGAGGCTTCGAGTATGGTGCTCGTTCGAGGATACCCGATTTTGTCTTCTTGCCCTGAGGAGCAGTAGACATCCGACCTCCAGCACCCATTGTTCAACGAACCTGCAAGAAGCTCAAGCCTATCAGACAAACTGTTTTTGCATTAACCTCAACGAGTTTTAGGCATAAGTAGCACTCGTTGAGTTATCATTTAATGTGAACGTATGATTATACAAGTctgcaaagaaaaatatatatttgaatgcAACTGTACAAAACTTGAAATGGTCGTGATAATACATTTGTTAAACCTTTAATACGACTATTAGTGGAGGTCATCGGTCAAGCAGCTTAAAACACAAGGTATTGAGACAGCAAACTCATGGTAAACTACCAAGAAACTGTGATACAACAAACATATCAAGGTTTTTGTAAAAAATTTTACTGCAATTTGAACAAGTCCAACAATTTACACAGGTCTTCAATGTACATCCAAACAGAATAGTGGTGGGCTTCTGAAAAGAATAAAGCATAAAGAAAAAGTATATTCGTAGAAAAATAATCAAATCAGACACTGATACAGTATTTTCAATCATTCTAAAATATGTGTTGCCGACTTATGGGAATATCCAACCAGAAACTATTTATTTCGCCCTCGAACACGACCGTTGGAAACCTGGAAGGAGGATATCCAAGGGTATGTTTCAATACCACTAACCGAAGAAATCTAATTACAAAAAGTTACGCCCAAAAGTTCCATACTTTTTATGCCGTGGTCAGCATCAGGACACACTCACTAATTGACAATAATTTGGTCATCATCCCAAATGCCCAATCTTCATTCCTATTAAAGAAAGTTGGTGGTAGCAGAATAAATAAGAGTGTCGAATAATAACTTCGTCTTACTATGCTGGCTTCCTAAATTACCTACCATTAAAAGCGTCTTAGAGTAGGCAGCTCCTGCCTTCTGATTCCATTTGTTCGGGATGACATGATTTTCTTGTTTTTATGACTATATATTACGTTGTTATTAGTTTTATTCGCATAATCAACATTAGCAAACACCTTTGGTGCCCAAGAATACATGACCCCAAAGCACATGGAAACCTGGAATTTTTGCTGGCAATCATGTGGCTGTGACACATAAGGGGGGGAAGGAGTAGCCAGTAGGCCCGCCTGATCCCCAAAAAATGGAACGTAAAATACAAGTAGTATCTATTCAAACAGAAGTCCCAATACAATATCTTCTTGACCTTTACTTAATGCttctctttaaaaaaaaatcagaatcaGTTTATATGTCGgacaaaaaagaaaagaaagaagcccAAATTTACATGTTTGCTGCCTTTTCGATTTTAGCTTATTTAAATATGGTTTTATAAAAATTCTGCATCCATACATCAGTTTTATAATACAACACCTTTTAAAAAAACtacacattttttttaaagaaacacattttttatttaaaaaaataacatttgaaaaagAAACATAACACTTTGTAGAGGAGGCCCTCTTGATCAAACGCACTCTGTATTGTGAAAATCTAAATCTGACAGAGACGTACTAGTGCAAATCAGATTCAAAGGACTGCAACAACAAATTCAATGCATCAGTTAAGTACAGATCAcagtttttttctctttttctttttaccGGTAACATTAACGATCTAGTCACTGTAGAAAAATATCAGAAACTTTTACACTGCACCTTACGTTTCATCTCCTTTAGTCCCAACACGAAAAAGAACAAAGAACATGTATTCCTCATGAACAGAGAACGCGGAAAGACACTCCAGACCCATTAAAAATCTAGATCCAAACTCTCAAGGCCTATATGAAAATCTCCGATCTCAACACTTGCACGTAGAAAAAAATCAAATCCCTTTTCTCCTCACGCGTGCAAGCATATCAGAATACCTTTTTTCTTGGGTAAAAACAGACGTTAAATTCGAAAAAAGCGAGGCACGTTAACAATCTCAAAACAACACAACCCGTATCTAGTTTTCAACCAATCAGGAAACCAAAACATGGAAAAAGATACGAGCgagaatagaaaaaaaaaaaaaaaagaaaaaagaaacacCTGgtgaataaaaaatatgaagcaGCTCTTTCTTTTCCCCGAGGTGTCTGCTCCCCAACAAGGTTTGAAATATTTTAGTGATTTGAGATACGAGAGAAGACACATAGAGGATGTTTATTATTTATAAGCAAGCGGCCGTCCCAGCATTCCAGTGCATGATATATATTACACGTTATATTTTAACTAGCTATTTTGCACACGCGGGTGCGTGTGtatagttttttttataattatttataaactaaagtgaaatttgacaaattatcgagagactaaaatattatttgaatagttgtaatttaaaaaaaaatgttttttaaaataaaaataataaaaacaaaaatataattattatataaaataagggCAAAAGTGGGATATCAAAAAACAAAACCAATTTCTTTGTCTTTATTAGAGAGATTCTtaataaataatagtaatagatATCGAGTTTATTTTTGAGCTCAAATGTCAAGAGATTAGAAATAAATAACCTTTGTTTAATTCATGTcacttttttatatatatatatatatatatacatacttccttttattttattatatatttttaataaaaatagcaAAATTGGGACAGAATTATGGTGCGTGAAAAAATTGGTACGTGCTGGAAGCTAATCACGAGAATCTCGATTTTAATAATATGCTAGATATAGACTGATAGTTGTCTAGAGATGTGTGCCgatatatttaatttgaataaaaatataattttatctaCGTAAAATGTGTGTGTGAATGTGATCATATTTTTCCcatgttaaataattaaaaaattaatttaacctATATTTTTTCAGTATTGTTTTTTCTCATATTTCAAAGTTCACGGGTTTGTGCTTTTAGTTTTTTGAATTagattagattagattattaAATGTGTACATTGGTTTTTTTCCGAGATTTTTAGTTGGTTTTATGAGCAACGATCTCACAATTTATATTCGTGAAATGGATTCATTCGGTACAGCGATATAGTGAAAggtaataatttttatataaaaacaatatttttgactcaaattattatatatttcataatattttttcaatataactactgaaaaatattgttttttgcagtaaaaattaatactcttaacatagagaatatttttcatgaatcgGATCGGTGAAGTCGGATATTTATCTTATTAAATTTGATAAGGATACCTTTTATTATGGTGAAGTGTTGCTTAAATAAACTCTTAAGTCTGACGGaaaaccagaaacaatattttgCTTAAGGAAAACCAGCAACAACGTTCTTCATAAAACATCGTAACACAACTTTAAACAAAAATATCATTAGACCGAACTAATAATGAAGTaatataaaatcattaacaacagTTAAAAAGATAATCTTTTACGATAATATGTCAAACTACGTTACCGACATCCGTTTTTTAGTCTGTACTATCTATCAAAaatatctttatttattttaatcttTCTGTACAATAGTACACCTAATTTGAAATCATTACACAAACCGTATAAATCATTTATTGATCAATGCCATGTCCTCATAATTCGAACGGTGAAaattattgataaaaaaaaGCTTCTTAATGCATCCACATATATTGACCTTTTGTAAAATTAAGAAATAATTCACAATTCTAGTTTATTATACTGAAGTTTATAAAAACCAACAAACGctttaaaatattatcataTTCAGAATATCATTTGTGCTATATTTTTTTCAAGTTCATATGatatattactattattatgtatgcaaaaacttgtgtgagacggtctcacgggtcgtattttgtgagacggatctttatttggatcatccatgaaaaagtattactttttatgctaagagtattactttttattgtgaatatgggtaggattgacccgtctcacagattgtgattcgtgagacggtctcacatgagacctactctattaTGTAAGGGAGTCTTAGTGGTTTCTTGGTATGCTTAACcgtaaataacaaaaaaaaatcataaaaaaatatataaactgcaaaaaaataaaacattatattaaaataaaattaattttattatatatatacacaacacataatatttgCATATGAAGTTATACACATAATGCGTGTGTGTTGCAACTAATATATAGAATGATAACGCtgtcaaaaaaatatttatattaaaatattaattaaaatatataataataataataatagtttacGGATAATCAATGTACCAAAATTCACGATGACATTCttttaagaaaatgaaaaacatatatatatatatatatatatatatatatatattatttaatatgataGAAAGTCGCGagaactaaatatataaaagtaaCGTATATAAAACTCAAAATTATAACTGAAATCAGATAAAATGACATAAATAATGTTgacaattaaatatatttacattttaaaggaacatcaaattcaaattcgatttttaaaaaaagaaattgaAAATACTTCATATCAGTTACACATTTATTTCATGTTTGCTTTGAAATATTTAATGTATTAGCTAATACATTAATactgataaatattttttttttagcaaTTTATTTGACGGTAACTTTTCAAATATTTACACGCATCTAGCTTTGTAGGCCAATTAAATGTGAAGCTCGACGATGACTACTAACCAATCATATTATCTAAACCATCGGGGATTATGTGCGTGTTAAACACGTTGTCGAATTCTAATTTCCATTCGTAATTCCCTTCtcgaaaatttaatttaattaccaAAATACCTCTATATTTTAGAATTCTAACATTCCTTATCTTTGGTCTTAGTTTTCGTTTAGTGTAATGGCGTCAGTAGTGTcattataataaaatcataaatcaaattaattaattaaaaaaaattaatttcattaattcagatttttgtttaaaaaattaagtatgTTGGTATTCGTTTTCAATTTTTCGTGAAAAGTAATAAACAAATAATAGAAGTAACCGATTTTTTTGAATAAATCTAATTCTTTTGATGCACGTCTATTATAACGAGTTGATTTCAGACTACAAGAGTATTATGTTATTGACATATTCTTTTTTCAACCGTTCATTTAAGATTGTAGGAAGAGTGGTATAACAAAAAATATAGGTCATATGAgattggcaaaaatttgtgtgagtcggtctcacggatcgtatttgtgagacagatcttttatttgggttatccattaaaaagtattattttttatgctaagagtattactttttattatgaatatgggtagggttgacccgtctgaCATATTAGTATCCGTAAaacagtctcacatgagacccactctaccagattatattaaatatttttgttatatcGAGTTTTCGATACGGAATGAATATATATCGTTCATATCAAATATTTgacattatttatattattttacttaTAATTTTATTGTAAGGTATATCGAATTTTTCATATATTCACACCAATACTGtactgaaaattttgatattgttATATTATCGTATCGAACTTTTCGATATATCGAAAAATATGATAATTCCAATCTAGTTATTTTACACACTCATATAGCAAGTAATTTAGAGAgatgatttttgaaaaatattataaaatattaaaatttaaacctaccttttatatatatattatattgaaaaatattataacatattaaaatttaaacctaaattacaaattatatatatatatatgtgtgtgtgtgtgtttatatatgtgtgtgtgtgtgtgaggtaggtttaaattttaatatttttaaatgtgtgAAAACATTTTGTTGATATGAAATAATTGTCTTTGTTGTAAGTACATCGATTGAACCATGGCGTTTGGACAGTTATACAATTTATAAcatttgagttgcacaattaccatcagctataacttttgataaaaCATCAAACACTAGGTcattcagttggtatcagagtcaaTGTCAtaagttcgattctcattgattgtaACTAGTGCAATTATATGGATAAAGATTGTTAAGGTGCAAGAATTGTCTTTGCTGGGTAAAGCGATTGAATTATATGACGTTGGACTGTTgtatgatttaaattgcataatTACCACGATttataacttttgataaaaTGACAAGTGTTCGATTCTACACAGTTGTCaaaagaataaatattttaaaattccgCTTTTGAAAAATAACTCAATCGTAGCTGCCATGTAAAAATTATATATGGTATACTATtatataatatcatttaaacttaattttttaaaacgcATGTTTAAAAGTTTTGTAATATTATGATAATGATAATTCTTTCCTCCAGGTAGGCGGATCAATCGAGTTTAAGGCAAATAATTTCTGATTGGTTAAATTCATAGCAGAATTCAAGGTTATCTTGTCCAAGTCAGGTGGATAAGATACGAGGCAAATACCAACTTTGTAAGATCATTAAAAATTTACCACATTCATCCATCCAATCGAAATCCCAGTATAGCAGGAGCCGCTGGGCACCTATCCACAACGTGTCAATATTATGAAAACAACTCTGCGTTAGTGGATGACATCGGATCGGCACTTAATACTATCTAAAAATGGATCTACATAACCCGACTCAACTCGAAAACTCGCTACTCAAATCATGACAACTTTTCACAGCCTCTTTTTGAAGGAATTGGTGCCGGAACTGGGTACTATCTAGCCGCTGGAAGGCAATATGTGATTATTCCAGTGTTAGTGTATAATATGGTTTGGTGCCTTTATTATCTGGAAGTAGCATAGTTTTATAATCAAGCATCAAGTCTTCAACCATCAATCTCAAaatatgagttttttttttttttttttaaagtaactTCATCAAATTAAATTCGAccttcaaaatattattttggaatagtttatttaatttaatcaaacttcTATTTGAAATTATATGTGATTGCCATTTTCACTTTATAACATAAGTATATAGATATATTAGTAGAACTGAGTAAGTACATAGTAATTTCATGAAGTTGTGATAGGGGAATTGATGTCatggttattattattttttatttcagatAGTTTTTAtctattcaaaattttaaattatagttTAGGTTTTCATTAATTTTCAGAATCATGATATGTTCTTCacttaaacaaaaattaaattagttataaaagaattataaaaaattaaactagttataaaaaatattgtataaaTACGCGAGTGTCGAAAAGAT from the Primulina eburnea isolate SZY01 chromosome 3, ASM2296580v1, whole genome shotgun sequence genome contains:
- the LOC140825298 gene encoding delta(12)-fatty-acid desaturase FAD2-like, yielding MGAGGRMSTAPQGKKTKSGILERAPYSKPPFTLGEVKKAIPPHCFQRSVLRSFSYVIYDLAIAAFFYYVATNYFQYLPYHLLYVTWPVYWICQGCILTGVWVIAHECGHHAFSDYQWLDDTVGLILHSSLLVPYFSWKYSHRRHHSNTGSLDRDEVFVPKVKSSLKGSAKYLNNPPGRVLTLIIQLTVGWPLYLLFNVSGRPYDQFACHYDPNSPIYSDRERVQILVSDAGVLAVTCGLLRLTATKGFLWVFCVYGAPILVVNGFLVLITYLQHTHPALPHYDSSEWDWLRGALATMDRDYGILNNVFHNITDTHVAHHLFSTMPHYHAMEATKAIKPILDNYYQFDGTPIFKAMWREAKECIYVESDEGDKNKGVYWYKNKL